The following are encoded together in the Thalassomonas haliotis genome:
- a CDS encoding methyl-accepting chemotaxis protein, translating to MNFSSIRIRYTATFCSIAAFFIILVTMNFLLVAKTEKVMVLLGQSFNPAISAVINADRDLYQARVAELQILVTEPGSNQAQKHFKSYQENAAQAGERMAKYKQLLAMYPDILVKLSRFEATYRQWQQESAKVFTLVKQGEIAAAKNQSDSHSKQAFDQLREFYNIAGELADKKSLLLSEDTIASVDNQQNALMIISSTVILLTLIAGITAPKAMADALEHLSFELKGLNQGDGDLTKRINSKRKDEIGLVADDLDELINGLALLIKSIVEQSSQVIKGVDQLDKGAGNIKDTSLHQLESVEMIVTAVNQMSYAIKEVAENAQKTANEIKEVNNLTHEGKQVTQTTVTEITALSETVANATQVIVKLSENSTDIASVLGVIRGIAEQTNLLALNAAIEAARAGEQGRGFAVVADEVRNLASKTQQSTEDIQKMIEALQNGVDEAVQSINTGNAATQSTVALSQKTLTALDAISAAAMRVADVAAQTASATEQQSQVAEDVSKNLTILSDHTRGNHECARENGEMATSTMQQATTLSDSVTRFKLD from the coding sequence ATGAATTTTAGCAGTATCCGGATACGTTATACCGCGACTTTCTGCAGTATCGCCGCATTTTTTATTATCCTGGTCACCATGAATTTCTTACTGGTGGCTAAAACCGAAAAAGTCATGGTATTGCTGGGACAAAGCTTTAACCCGGCGATTTCTGCCGTGATCAATGCCGACCGGGATCTCTACCAGGCCCGGGTGGCTGAGCTACAAATACTGGTCACTGAGCCAGGCAGCAACCAGGCACAAAAACACTTTAAATCCTACCAGGAAAATGCCGCTCAAGCCGGTGAGCGCATGGCAAAATACAAACAGCTGCTGGCCATGTATCCGGATATACTGGTTAAGCTCAGCCGCTTTGAAGCCACTTACCGGCAGTGGCAACAGGAATCTGCCAAGGTCTTCACCCTGGTAAAACAGGGAGAAATTGCCGCGGCAAAAAACCAGAGTGACAGCCATTCAAAACAGGCATTTGATCAGCTCAGGGAGTTTTATAATATTGCCGGTGAACTTGCCGATAAAAAAAGCCTGCTCTTAAGCGAGGACACCATAGCATCCGTGGACAACCAGCAAAATGCCCTGATGATCATCAGTTCAACCGTCATCCTCTTGACCTTAATCGCAGGCATAACAGCCCCTAAGGCCATGGCCGATGCCCTGGAACATTTATCCTTTGAACTCAAGGGGCTGAACCAGGGAGACGGTGACCTGACCAAACGCATCAACAGCAAGCGCAAAGATGAAATCGGCCTGGTGGCCGATGACTTGGACGAATTAATCAATGGCCTGGCACTGTTGATAAAGTCCATAGTCGAACAATCATCCCAGGTGATAAAAGGAGTCGATCAGCTGGATAAGGGGGCTGGCAATATCAAGGATACCAGTTTACATCAGCTTGAATCCGTCGAAATGATAGTAACGGCCGTTAACCAGATGTCATACGCCATCAAAGAAGTCGCAGAAAATGCCCAAAAAACCGCCAACGAAATCAAAGAAGTCAACAATCTGACCCATGAAGGCAAACAAGTCACACAAACCACAGTAACAGAAATTACCGCTTTATCCGAAACCGTGGCCAATGCTACCCAGGTCATAGTAAAGCTCTCGGAAAACTCAACCGATATAGCTTCGGTATTGGGGGTGATCCGGGGCATAGCCGAGCAAACCAACTTATTAGCCTTAAATGCCGCCATTGAAGCGGCCCGCGCCGGGGAACAGGGGCGGGGATTTGCCGTGGTAGCCGATGAAGTACGCAACCTGGCCAGCAAAACCCAGCAAAGCACCGAAGATATTCAAAAAATGATAGAAGCGCTGCAAAATGGCGTGGATGAAGCGGTACAATCCATTAATACCGGTAACGCCGCAACCCAGTCGACGGTAGCCTTATCGCAAAAAACCTTAACCGCTTTGGATGCCATCAGCGCCGCGGCCATGAGAGTGGCCGACGTCGCCGCCCAGACAGCTTCAGCCACAGAGCAGCAGAGCCAGGTTGCCGAAGATGTCAGTAAAAACCTGACCATACTCTCGGATCATACCCGGGGCAACCATGAATGCGCCCGGGAAAACGGTGAAATGGCCACCAGCACTATGCAGCAGGCCACCACCTTAAGCGACTCGGTCACCCGGTTTAAGCTTGATTGA